The following proteins are encoded in a genomic region of Sulfurovum indicum:
- a CDS encoding NAD(P)/FAD-dependent oxidoreductase, giving the protein MHHVVILGGSYGGIAALRRVQINRDVRVTLVDHHPYHYLQTEGYELISGDTYFDKTIVNLSTLCANYENVTFRHSSVEHIDPETKSVHLSDGIEMYDTLIIALGSVTKRFQCDARVYNYSSGAKSLRGALKLNRFFQDELYKRLESARYAKENFNIIVGGAGLSGVEIAASMQHFFNHYYRSNTLSCETLNIHLIASRETILFGMPRKIIETGTRRLDKLSVNIHTNCRISAIDGHETVMSNGERIPFDFMIFAGGTTINPVLESLNTKKNEKGQFLVDAYLRSLCYEDIYIIGDAACLKDKRGNMLPPTAMTAIESGRDAAENIIRTLKKTALKRANLKIKGIAIALGGKYAVIDLKFIYVSGYSAYLIKKFIEKIYKWPLWWLTYKGYKKMKACKLG; this is encoded by the coding sequence ATGCATCATGTGGTCATTCTTGGCGGAAGTTACGGCGGCATTGCAGCCTTGAGAAGAGTGCAGATCAACAGAGATGTCCGGGTCACCCTTGTCGACCACCACCCTTATCACTATCTTCAGACAGAAGGCTATGAGCTTATTTCGGGAGATACTTACTTTGACAAGACCATCGTCAATCTCTCTACACTGTGTGCCAACTACGAGAATGTCACATTCAGACACAGCAGTGTAGAGCATATTGATCCCGAAACAAAGAGTGTACACCTGAGTGACGGTATCGAGATGTACGATACACTGATCATCGCACTGGGAAGTGTAACCAAACGCTTTCAGTGTGACGCCAGAGTCTACAACTACTCCAGCGGAGCAAAAAGCCTGCGCGGTGCCCTGAAGCTCAACCGCTTCTTTCAAGATGAACTTTACAAACGGCTTGAGTCAGCCAGGTATGCCAAAGAGAACTTCAACATCATTGTTGGAGGTGCAGGACTCTCAGGTGTCGAGATCGCAGCAAGTATGCAGCACTTTTTCAACCACTACTACCGAAGCAATACCCTCTCGTGCGAAACACTCAATATACACCTCATTGCCAGCAGAGAGACCATTCTTTTCGGTATGCCTCGGAAAATCATTGAAACAGGTACCCGAAGACTTGATAAACTCAGTGTGAACATACATACAAACTGCCGTATCAGCGCCATTGACGGGCATGAGACAGTCATGAGCAACGGGGAGAGGATCCCTTTTGACTTTATGATATTTGCAGGGGGAACGACTATCAACCCCGTACTGGAATCTTTGAATACCAAAAAGAATGAAAAGGGACAGTTCCTTGTCGATGCATACCTAAGATCGCTCTGCTATGAAGATATCTATATCATAGGTGATGCTGCCTGCCTCAAAGACAAAAGAGGCAATATGCTCCCTCCTACAGCCATGACTGCCATTGAGAGCGGCAGAGATGCGGCAGAGAACATCATACGTACACTGAAGAAAACAGCTCTGAAAAGAGCCAACCTGAAGATAAAAGGGATCGCCATTGCCCTTGGCGGAAAATATGCAGTGATCGATCTGAAATTCATCTATGTTTCCGGATACAGTGCATACCTGATAAAAAAGTTCATCGAGAAGATCTATAAATGGCCGCTGTGGTGGCTTACCTACAAGGGGTACAAAAAAATGAAAGCCTGCAAGCTGGGTTAA
- a CDS encoding class I SAM-dependent DNA methyltransferase translates to MESKINRITDILRRDDGISGAMMYTEQISWILFLKFINDLEINKAEEAELDGKEYTYIIDEKYRWDVWACPKDAKGKLDLMNAQSGDDLLEFVNGELFPYLKGFKSITADVKSVKYKIGAIFEFIDNRIANGHTLREVLDIIDAMDFHSQADLFQLSLIYEKLLKDMGSDGGNSGEFYTPRPLIKTIVDVVDPQIGETIYDPAAGSCGFLIDAYNHIRYEDVKANKQRELSTEQLKFLNEDTFFGNEKTPLSYVMGVMNMILHGIESPNIAKANTLTKDIRGLEEKDRYDCILANPPFGGKEKEQIQQNFPIKSNATELLFLQHMMNYLKLEGRCGVVIPEGVLFQTNKAFQAVKKELLERFNVHTILSLPAGVFLPYSGVKTNVIFFDRKGSTSDIFYYEVNPPYKLTKNKPIQYEHFKEFLEVWKERKLTDNSWIVNVNDIVDYDISAKNPNNIEVVEHKAPLELVESIKANNAQIDGLMDEIKMILEGKDIDA, encoded by the coding sequence ATGGAAAGCAAAATCAACCGAATCACCGACATCCTGAGAAGAGACGATGGCATCAGCGGTGCGATGATGTACACGGAGCAGATCTCGTGGATACTCTTCCTCAAATTCATCAATGACCTTGAGATCAATAAGGCAGAAGAAGCGGAGCTTGATGGCAAGGAGTATACCTACATCATAGACGAGAAATACCGTTGGGATGTTTGGGCTTGTCCTAAAGATGCTAAGGGTAAGTTGGATTTAATGAATGCTCAGAGCGGGGATGATCTGCTGGAGTTTGTGAATGGGGAGTTGTTTCCGTACTTGAAAGGGTTTAAGTCCATCACGGCAGATGTGAAGTCGGTGAAGTATAAAATAGGGGCTATTTTTGAGTTTATTGACAATCGCATTGCCAATGGGCATACGCTTAGGGAAGTGCTGGACATCATTGATGCGATGGACTTTCATTCTCAGGCTGACTTGTTTCAGCTCTCACTCATCTACGAGAAACTGCTCAAGGACATGGGGAGTGATGGGGGTAACTCTGGGGAGTTTTATACACCTCGACCGCTCATTAAGACCATTGTCGATGTGGTAGATCCTCAGATAGGTGAGACTATCTATGATCCTGCTGCGGGGTCTTGTGGGTTTCTTATAGATGCTTACAATCATATACGCTATGAAGATGTGAAAGCGAACAAACAGAGAGAACTCTCTACGGAGCAGCTGAAATTCTTAAACGAAGATACCTTTTTTGGTAACGAAAAGACACCGCTGAGCTACGTGATGGGTGTGATGAATATGATACTCCACGGCATCGAGTCACCCAACATTGCCAAAGCCAATACCCTCACCAAAGACATTCGAGGGCTGGAGGAGAAAGACCGCTATGACTGCATACTGGCAAACCCTCCTTTTGGGGGGAAAGAGAAAGAGCAGATACAGCAGAACTTTCCCATTAAGTCCAACGCTACAGAGCTTCTGTTCCTTCAACACATGATGAACTACCTCAAACTGGAGGGCAGATGTGGTGTGGTCATCCCTGAGGGTGTGCTGTTTCAGACGAACAAGGCGTTTCAGGCGGTAAAGAAGGAGCTTTTAGAGCGTTTTAACGTGCATACCATACTCAGCCTGCCTGCGGGTGTGTTCTTGCCGTACTCCGGGGTCAAGACCAATGTCATCTTTTTTGACCGCAAGGGGAGTACATCGGACATCTTCTACTACGAAGTAAACCCGCCATACAAGCTTACCAAGAACAAGCCCATACAGTATGAGCATTTCAAAGAGTTTTTGGAGGTATGGAAAGAGCGAAAGCTCACCGATAACTCGTGGATAGTCAATGTTAATGACATAGTAGACTATGACATCTCTGCAAAGAACCCGAACAACATAGAGGTCGTAGAACACAAAGCACCGTTGGAGCTGGTAGAGAGCATTAAAGCGAACAATGCACAGATAGATGGGTTGATGGATGAGATCAAGATGATCTTGGAGGGTAAAGATATTGATGCATAG
- a CDS encoding FtsW/RodA/SpoVE family cell cycle protein: MNAWFDFDKRIFKYFSYSLMIQLLPIFVISSYLVYEINQRLFNKQMVYYFIAFIAFCIVVIIPWRRIMWWFAPLFYLINLGMLIAVEFVGKTILGAKRWIELPGIHITIQPSEFIKVNVIMMLAYLISKKPPPEKGYGLFQFLKLSLIIVIPFLVIAKEPDLGTALVLLITGYGILFLIGVNWKIWVALAILAGAGAPVIYQYGLKPYQKKRIHDMLNKPSYQVRQALIAIGSGGMEGKTKEEATQTQLKFLPVSSTDFIFAYLGERLGFKGMVTVIGLYILLIFNLLYISWKYKRDYLIKTFAGGLAFLIFVYMGVNIFMIIGLAPVVGLPLPMFSHGGTSFIIFAVIFGILQNLIAFKDYSRYTSDEKIVMQTKGTPVP; the protein is encoded by the coding sequence ATGAACGCATGGTTTGACTTTGACAAACGTATCTTCAAATACTTCTCATACTCTTTAATGATACAGCTGCTGCCCATCTTTGTTATCTCCTCTTACCTCGTTTACGAGATCAATCAGCGTCTTTTCAATAAGCAGATGGTCTACTACTTTATCGCATTCATTGCTTTTTGTATTGTTGTTATTATCCCGTGGAGACGTATTATGTGGTGGTTTGCACCACTCTTTTATCTTATAAACCTCGGTATGTTGATCGCTGTTGAGTTTGTAGGCAAGACCATTCTTGGAGCCAAACGGTGGATCGAGCTGCCGGGTATCCACATTACCATTCAGCCTTCGGAGTTCATCAAGGTAAATGTTATTATGATGCTGGCCTACCTCATCAGTAAAAAGCCGCCGCCGGAAAAAGGGTATGGGCTTTTCCAGTTCCTCAAACTCTCACTGATCATTGTCATTCCTTTTCTTGTCATCGCCAAAGAACCGGACCTCGGTACTGCACTTGTACTGCTCATTACCGGTTACGGTATTCTCTTTCTTATCGGTGTGAACTGGAAGATCTGGGTTGCCCTTGCCATTCTTGCCGGGGCAGGCGCTCCTGTGATCTACCAGTACGGACTTAAACCATACCAGAAAAAGCGTATCCATGATATGCTCAACAAACCAAGCTATCAGGTACGTCAGGCACTTATTGCCATTGGAAGCGGCGGAATGGAGGGTAAAACCAAGGAAGAGGCCACGCAGACACAGCTGAAGTTCCTTCCGGTCTCTTCCACAGACTTCATCTTCGCCTACCTGGGAGAGCGTCTTGGTTTTAAAGGTATGGTCACGGTCATTGGACTCTACATCCTCCTCATCTTCAATCTGCTCTATATTTCATGGAAATACAAACGCGACTACCTCATCAAAACCTTCGCCGGAGGACTGGCCTTCCTCATCTTTGTCTACATGGGTGTCAACATCTTCATGATCATCGGTCTAGCTCCGGTCGTGGGACTCCCCCTGCCTATGTTCAGCCACGGAGGAACTTCTTTCATTATCTTTGCTGTAATTTTCGGAATTCTGCAAAATTTAATTGCTTTTAAAGACTACAGTCGTTATACTTCCGACGAAAAAATTGTAATGCAGACAAAAGGTACGCCAGTACCATAA
- a CDS encoding AAA family ATPase, producing the protein MKFRLKNIGLIEDAEITLNDLTIICGQNNTGKTYITYSIYGFLSMWQELIDFDLKKEIFEELEENGFCSLDITVFQKNIQTILNDLSDRYTGMLENVFSVDAEWFKESLFEVIIDDFILDIHSEINTTLTSSKKDILQIKKEKDSNLLEISTLSTDNKRQIPHFILDQGINRALGKIYFGNYFKNPFIITSERTGISLFYKELDINKNVMVEHITKNKGKDINPFKIFEETISRYALPVKDNIDYTRDLASSISKEKSYLHSDREITKYFSDILQGSYKVVNKEVYFTTKKNKKQIPMYFASSATKSLVELFFYIKHSAKKGDLLMIDEPELNLHPDNHRKITRLLSHLSNKGIYVFITTHSDYMIKEFNNLIRLKHNIANKEKIIKKYGYKEHDNLDYAKISAYVNSSGYLSKAPIDDMGIEMDTFDKVLNDLSSSMDDIYFNIEE; encoded by the coding sequence ATGAAGTTTAGATTAAAAAATATTGGGCTTATTGAGGATGCAGAAATCACATTAAATGATTTAACAATTATTTGTGGTCAGAATAATACAGGAAAAACCTATATAACGTATTCTATTTATGGTTTTTTGTCTATGTGGCAAGAGTTGATTGATTTTGATTTAAAAAAAGAAATATTTGAAGAATTAGAAGAAAATGGTTTTTGTAGTTTGGATATTACAGTTTTTCAAAAAAATATTCAAACAATATTAAACGATTTATCAGATAGATATACAGGTATGCTAGAAAATGTCTTTAGTGTGGATGCAGAATGGTTCAAAGAGAGTTTATTTGAGGTAATTATTGATGATTTTATACTTGATATTCATTCTGAAATCAATACTACATTAACATCTTCTAAAAAAGATATTTTACAAATTAAAAAAGAAAAAGATAGTAATTTATTGGAAATCTCTACACTTTCAACAGATAATAAAAGGCAAATTCCTCATTTTATTTTAGATCAGGGAATCAATAGGGCATTAGGAAAAATTTATTTTGGTAATTATTTTAAAAATCCTTTTATCATTACCAGTGAAAGAACGGGAATCTCACTATTTTATAAAGAGCTAGATATCAATAAAAATGTTATGGTAGAGCATATTACAAAAAATAAGGGAAAAGATATAAACCCTTTTAAAATATTTGAAGAGACTATTTCAAGATATGCTCTACCTGTGAAAGATAATATTGATTATACAAGAGATTTAGCCAGTAGTATTTCAAAAGAAAAAAGCTATCTTCATTCAGATAGAGAGATAACAAAATATTTTTCAGATATTTTACAAGGGAGCTATAAAGTTGTAAATAAAGAAGTATATTTTACTACTAAAAAAAATAAAAAACAGATACCTATGTATTTTGCTTCTTCTGCAACTAAATCTTTGGTTGAGTTATTCTTTTACATAAAGCATAGTGCAAAAAAAGGTGATTTACTCATGATTGATGAGCCTGAGTTAAATTTACATCCAGATAATCATAGAAAAATTACTAGACTTTTAAGTCATTTGTCCAACAAAGGAATTTATGTATTTATTACTACGCATAGTGATTATATGATTAAAGAATTTAATAATTTAATTAGGTTGAAGCATAATATAGCCAATAAAGAAAAAATTATTAAAAAATATGGATATAAAGAACATGACAATTTGGATTATGCCAAAATATCTGCTTATGTGAATAGTTCTGGATACCTGAGTAAAGCACCTATAGATGATATGGGAATAGAGATGGATACATTTGATAAAGTACTAAATGATTTATCTAGTTCAATGGATGATATATATTTTAATATTGAAGAGTAG
- the pgeF gene encoding peptidoglycan editing factor PgeF → MKTMVDFYRFEHLERFSGCMHAVTMKDTSAPFSLSLALHTGEEKEQIAVNRKMIAESFGVSREWCFVVADQTHSDNIHIVTKKETRGWESQESAVADCDALITDQKGVVLCVLTADCVPVLLYDPEEEVAAAVHAGWKGTKSKIVAKTVRKMQEVFGCSAENIVAGIAPAIGKCCYEVGEEVAQHFFDLREAFTTRGDKYMLDLSFVNKQQLLDSGLQKENIKMSGICTACEVERYFSYRKEQGCSGRFMSMIALL, encoded by the coding sequence ATGAAAACTATGGTTGATTTCTACCGTTTTGAACACCTGGAGCGGTTTTCCGGATGCATGCATGCTGTCACTATGAAGGATACATCAGCGCCCTTCAGTCTTTCCCTTGCACTGCATACGGGAGAAGAAAAGGAGCAGATCGCTGTCAATCGCAAGATGATCGCCGAATCTTTTGGTGTCAGTCGCGAGTGGTGTTTTGTAGTTGCCGATCAGACACACAGTGACAACATCCATATTGTTACTAAGAAAGAGACAAGGGGGTGGGAGAGTCAGGAGAGTGCCGTAGCAGACTGTGATGCCCTTATTACGGATCAGAAGGGTGTGGTGCTTTGTGTCTTGACAGCAGACTGTGTGCCGGTGCTGCTCTATGACCCTGAAGAAGAGGTAGCAGCTGCCGTCCATGCCGGATGGAAAGGGACGAAGTCAAAGATCGTTGCCAAAACGGTACGGAAGATGCAGGAGGTATTTGGGTGCAGCGCTGAAAACATTGTTGCCGGTATTGCTCCGGCAATAGGAAAGTGCTGTTATGAAGTAGGAGAGGAAGTCGCACAGCATTTTTTTGATCTGAGGGAGGCTTTTACGACCAGGGGAGACAAATATATGCTGGATCTTTCTTTTGTCAACAAACAGCAGCTTTTGGATAGCGGACTGCAAAAAGAGAACATCAAGATGAGCGGCATCTGTACCGCGTGCGAAGTAGAGAGGTACTTCTCCTACCGAAAAGAACAAGGCTGCAGCGGACGGTTTATGAGTATGATCGCACTTCTTTAA
- a CDS encoding TIGR02453 family protein, with translation MHFTGFPKEGLAFLDQIIVNNSKEWLDAHKEKYERFIVTPNKAYVEEMGEHLQILVPTINAVPKTNKSLFRIYRDARFHLNDPIKTRIGIIIWQGAGHRMQSSSFYMHYDPQEIFVATGIRNFKPTLLKTYREYIRNDERRSRLHNILEGLRAKGYRLPEPKYKKMPRGCETDDTYSYLYKMGAIYAYTTFPPDETFHSEALIDRNFKIYEDMFELQQWVYELTLRCDTNADLFR, from the coding sequence ATGCACTTTACCGGTTTTCCAAAAGAGGGACTCGCCTTCCTCGACCAGATCATCGTCAACAACTCCAAAGAGTGGCTGGATGCCCACAAAGAGAAGTATGAACGTTTTATCGTTACTCCCAACAAAGCCTACGTCGAAGAGATGGGTGAACACCTGCAGATACTTGTTCCCACGATCAATGCCGTTCCCAAAACAAACAAATCCCTTTTTCGCATCTACCGCGATGCACGTTTTCATCTGAACGACCCCATCAAGACCCGCATCGGGATCATCATCTGGCAGGGGGCAGGTCATCGTATGCAAAGCAGCAGTTTCTATATGCATTATGACCCGCAGGAGATCTTTGTCGCCACCGGTATACGCAATTTCAAACCTACCCTGCTGAAAACTTACCGCGAATATATCCGGAACGATGAGAGAAGAAGCCGGCTGCACAACATTCTCGAAGGCCTCAGGGCAAAAGGCTACCGACTCCCCGAACCCAAATACAAAAAAATGCCAAGAGGCTGTGAGACTGACGATACCTACAGCTATCTTTACAAAATGGGCGCGATCTATGCCTACACAACCTTTCCTCCCGATGAAACATTTCATTCCGAAGCTCTCATTGACAGAAATTTTAAAATTTATGAGGATATGTTTGAGTTGCAACAGTGGGTTTATGAACTGACACTCCGCTGTGATACAAATGCAGATCTCTTCAGATAA
- the hsdR gene encoding EcoAI/FtnUII family type I restriction enzme subunit R: MAYTEADTRAKLIDPRLKSSNWLESYIVREYYFTDGRKLIGGKRGKQYYVDYLLTYENTNLAIIEAKAENKDPLDGLQQSINYAQKLKIDFVYATNGHKIYEHNLRTGKGDWVENFPTPQMLFERKFPTITPVKEKIIKQPFHFEGNMKPRYYQQIAVDKTLEAIADGKDKVLLTLATGTGKTYIAFQIVYRLFEAKWSRSGTQRRPKVLFLADRNVLADQAFNTFNPLEKEIVRVNGKEIRKRGGRVPTNANVFFAIYQSIAERKSDEFDEENDVTAYYKQYPPEFFDLIVIDECHRGSANDESSWREILNHFSSAVHLGLTATPKRDDNGDTYKYFGEPVYEYSLKEGINDGFLTPYKVKRIKTNIDEYKFNPNDIVQGELEEQIVTLEKFEKQVIIPKRTELVAKTILEQINPMDKTIVFCVNQKHAIDMKIAIDKYKTVKDNDYCVRVTSDEGEIGRDYLEAFQNNDRDIPTILTSSKMLTTGVDAKNVRNVVLTAPIRSMTEFKQIIGRGTRVFDGKDFFTIIDFVGATNLFYDDAWDGLPQEQIDDTTVEGDKGADKVKEPKQPYGNSEDSDTDAEGKSDAKRKEKVTIDIRGRKLKVIDIETTYVGEDGIPLKTHEFLEFLVGILDKFFHDEAQLRELWSDPVKREELLEKLRAMQIDEVQLEELKAIFDAQESDIYDVLAHLAFNLDIKTRSERAFAVHYRKYIEKYHNHKVREFLNFILERYEKDGVKEMGSDKLSSLIKLSGLDRNELKEAFKGAANIREGYFGLQREIYR, from the coding sequence TTGGCATATACAGAAGCAGATACCAGAGCTAAACTTATCGATCCTCGCCTCAAATCCAGCAATTGGCTAGAATCGTACATCGTCCGTGAATATTACTTTACGGATGGGCGTAAGCTCATTGGTGGGAAGCGCGGGAAGCAGTATTATGTGGACTACCTGCTCACCTATGAAAATACCAATCTTGCCATCATCGAAGCCAAAGCTGAGAACAAAGACCCTCTGGACGGTTTGCAACAGTCCATTAACTATGCCCAAAAACTCAAAATAGATTTTGTCTATGCCACCAACGGGCATAAGATCTATGAACATAACTTACGCACAGGTAAAGGCGACTGGGTAGAAAATTTCCCTACACCTCAGATGCTCTTTGAGCGAAAATTCCCTACCATTACCCCTGTCAAAGAGAAGATCATCAAACAGCCTTTTCATTTTGAAGGCAACATGAAACCACGCTACTATCAGCAGATAGCCGTAGATAAAACGCTTGAAGCCATTGCAGATGGTAAAGACAAAGTCTTGCTCACTTTGGCTACAGGTACAGGCAAAACCTACATCGCTTTTCAGATCGTCTATAGACTCTTTGAAGCCAAATGGAGCAGATCAGGTACGCAGAGACGACCCAAAGTGCTTTTTCTTGCAGACAGAAATGTACTGGCAGACCAAGCCTTTAACACTTTTAACCCACTGGAAAAAGAGATCGTCCGTGTCAATGGCAAAGAGATACGCAAACGAGGTGGCAGAGTACCTACCAATGCCAATGTCTTTTTTGCTATCTATCAGTCCATAGCAGAGCGTAAGTCAGATGAATTTGATGAAGAGAATGATGTCACTGCCTACTACAAGCAGTATCCACCTGAGTTTTTTGACCTCATAGTCATCGATGAATGTCACAGAGGAAGTGCTAACGATGAAAGCTCATGGAGAGAGATCTTAAACCACTTTTCTTCTGCTGTACACTTAGGACTCACCGCTACACCCAAAAGAGATGATAATGGAGATACGTACAAGTACTTCGGTGAGCCTGTCTATGAGTACTCTCTCAAAGAGGGGATAAACGATGGTTTCCTCACGCCCTACAAGGTGAAACGAATCAAGACAAACATCGATGAGTATAAGTTTAACCCTAACGACATCGTGCAAGGTGAACTGGAAGAGCAGATAGTCACACTTGAAAAGTTTGAAAAGCAGGTCATCATTCCCAAGCGTACAGAGCTTGTTGCCAAGACCATACTCGAACAGATAAACCCTATGGACAAAACCATCGTCTTTTGTGTGAACCAAAAACATGCCATAGACATGAAGATAGCCATAGACAAGTACAAAACAGTCAAAGACAATGACTACTGTGTCCGAGTCACCTCCGATGAGGGAGAGATAGGGCGTGACTACCTCGAAGCCTTTCAGAACAACGACAGAGACATCCCGACCATTCTGACCTCTTCCAAGATGCTCACAACAGGTGTAGATGCGAAAAATGTACGCAATGTAGTCTTAACGGCTCCCATCCGTTCCATGACAGAGTTCAAGCAGATCATCGGGCGAGGTACAAGGGTCTTTGACGGCAAAGACTTTTTTACCATCATAGACTTTGTAGGTGCGACCAATCTCTTTTATGATGATGCCTGGGATGGTCTGCCCCAAGAGCAGATAGATGACACTACGGTAGAGGGAGACAAAGGTGCAGACAAGGTCAAAGAACCAAAGCAACCTTATGGAAATTCAGAAGATTCAGATACCGATGCGGAGGGTAAAAGCGATGCTAAAAGAAAAGAGAAAGTCACCATCGACATACGAGGAAGAAAGCTCAAAGTCATAGACATAGAGACCACTTATGTAGGAGAGGATGGCATCCCTCTAAAAACCCATGAGTTTTTAGAGTTTTTGGTAGGCATACTCGACAAGTTTTTCCACGATGAAGCACAGCTCAGGGAGCTATGGTCTGATCCTGTAAAGCGTGAAGAGTTGCTGGAAAAGCTAAGAGCCATGCAGATAGACGAAGTCCAACTAGAAGAACTCAAAGCTATCTTTGATGCCCAAGAGAGTGACATCTATGATGTACTGGCTCACTTGGCGTTCAACCTCGACATCAAGACACGGAGTGAGAGGGCTTTTGCTGTGCATTATCGAAAGTATATAGAGAAGTATCATAACCATAAAGTACGAGAGTTTTTGAACTTCATACTGGAACGGTATGAGAAAGACGGGGTCAAAGAGATGGGGAGCGACAAACTCTCTTCACTCATCAAGCTTAGTGGACTAGACAGAAACGAACTCAAAGAGGCATTTAAAGGTGCAGCCAATATCCGTGAGGGGTATTTTGGGTTACAGAGGGAGATTTATAGGTGA
- a CDS encoding restriction endonuclease subunit S, giving the protein MSELYVLPEGWEWKKLGDITTLIGGGTPKRNNNEYWENGTIIWLSPTDLGGIGEIVDVDISKDKITELGLAKSSARLLPIGTVLYSSRATIGKIAINSIEVSTNQGFTNFICNDDLLNKYLAYVLNRFTPEITLLSNSTTFKEVSKTSLKAFKIPFPPLQEQKRIVAKLDSLFAKIDQAIALHQQNIDEAEALMGSVLNEVFGELEERYEKKVLKDIVTKLGDGLHGTPKYDETGDYYFINGANLLDNKIFIKDNTKKINKSEYEKYKKDLNDKTVLVSINGTIGNVALYNHEKCVLGKSACYFNLKDNIDKFYIVYVVKNGDFQQYIRENATGSTINNVSLKTMREYPVIIPPLKTQQKTVQYLDQLSQKTEKLKQVQQEKMQHLKDLKASILDRAFRGEL; this is encoded by the coding sequence ATGAGTGAGTTGTATGTGCTTCCTGAAGGGTGGGAGTGGAAGAAGTTGGGAGATATAACTACTTTGATTGGAGGAGGTACTCCAAAAAGAAATAATAATGAGTATTGGGAAAATGGAACTATTATTTGGTTATCCCCAACCGATTTGGGGGGAATAGGAGAAATAGTAGATGTTGACATTTCTAAAGATAAAATTACTGAATTGGGATTAGCTAAAAGTTCAGCAAGGCTTCTGCCAATTGGTACAGTACTTTATAGCAGTAGAGCAACTATTGGAAAAATAGCTATAAACTCTATTGAAGTATCTACAAATCAAGGTTTTACAAATTTTATTTGTAATGATGATTTATTAAATAAATATTTAGCTTATGTATTGAATAGGTTTACTCCTGAGATTACATTACTTTCTAATTCGACAACTTTTAAGGAAGTAAGTAAAACAAGTTTAAAAGCTTTTAAGATTCCATTCCCACCCCTCCAAGAACAAAAACGCATCGTTGCCAAGCTTGACAGTCTCTTTGCCAAGATAGACCAAGCCATCGCCCTGCATCAGCAGAACATCGACGAAGCCGAGGCATTGATGGGGTCTGTGTTGAATGAGGTATTTGGGGAGTTGGAGGAGAGGTATGAGAAGAAAGTATTAAAAGATATAGTTACAAAACTTGGTGATGGTTTACACGGTACACCTAAGTATGATGAAACTGGTGATTATTACTTTATAAATGGTGCAAATTTATTGGACAATAAAATTTTTATTAAAGATAATACAAAAAAAATAAATAAATCAGAATATGAAAAATATAAAAAAGACTTAAATGATAAAACGGTTTTAGTTTCAATAAATGGAACAATCGGAAATGTTGCTTTATATAATCATGAAAAATGTGTTTTGGGTAAAAGTGCATGTTATTTTAATTTAAAAGACAATATAGATAAGTTTTATATTGTATATGTTGTTAAAAATGGTGATTTCCAACAATATATTAGAGAAAATGCAACAGGATCAACCATAAATAATGTATCATTAAAAACAATGAGAGAATATCCTGTAATAATTCCACCCCTAAAAACCCAACAAAAAACCGTCCAATACCTCGACCAACTCTCCCAAAAGACAGAGAAACTGAAACAGGTGCAGCAGGAGAAGATGCAGCACCTCAAAGATTTGAAGGCATCTATTTTAGACAGGGCTTTTAGAGGGGAGTTGTGA